One window of Streptomyces sp. NBC_00273 genomic DNA carries:
- a CDS encoding PASTA domain-containing protein encodes MAAALLALTACNPQTTDTSKPAVPSTPAPAAPAPAGSAPAAKTATLPSFVGKGLQTAQDEAQAAGFAILKSHDALGRDRLQALDRNWKVCSQTPAAGAKVDTSTTVDFGAVKLEESCPAADASPPKPVGSTMPDFVGQGMKAVRGALPSNASITVKDALQGRMVLQESNWKVCSQDPKPGTALTGQPVAFTVAKAEESCP; translated from the coding sequence ATGGCTGCCGCACTGCTCGCCCTCACTGCCTGCAACCCGCAGACCACCGACACCAGCAAGCCTGCCGTGCCCAGCACGCCCGCTCCCGCCGCCCCGGCACCGGCCGGCTCCGCTCCCGCCGCGAAGACCGCCACCCTTCCCAGCTTCGTCGGCAAGGGTCTCCAAACCGCCCAGGACGAAGCGCAGGCGGCCGGGTTCGCCATCCTCAAGTCCCACGACGCCCTCGGCCGCGACCGACTCCAAGCCCTCGACCGGAACTGGAAGGTCTGCAGCCAGACCCCTGCCGCCGGTGCGAAGGTCGACACGAGCACCACCGTGGACTTCGGCGCTGTGAAGCTGGAGGAGTCCTGCCCGGCCGCCGACGCGTCCCCTCCGAAGCCGGTCGGCAGCACCATGCCGGACTTCGTCGGGCAGGGCATGAAGGCGGTCCGCGGTGCGCTGCCCTCCAACGCGAGCATCACGGTGAAGGACGCGCTGCAGGGCCGCATGGTCCTTCAGGAGTCGAACTGGAAGGTCTGCTCGCAAGACCCGAAGCCGGGTACCGCGCTGACCGGACAGCCGGTCGCGTTCACCGTCGCCAAAGCGGAGGAGTCCTGCCCATAG